In Alkalihalobacillus sp. FSL W8-0930, a single window of DNA contains:
- the qoxA gene encoding cytochrome aa3 quinol oxidase subunit II codes for MLKNGKSLKWLAFLALSLFLSGCGNMTVLDPKGPVAESQAWLIWFSIGFMLLIVLVVFILLTVILVKYREREDHKGYQPEIEGSHKLEIIWTIIPVIIVIILSVPTIMTIFELEEAPAATAHKEPVVVHATSVNWKWIFSYPEVGIETVNYLNIPTDRPILFKLTSADSMAALWIPQLGGQKYNMAGMETQLYLQANEVGTYAGRNANYTGEGFSEQKFDVVALEQGDFDAWVEETQSDAPELTQEEYDKLMVPGSSSEMTFSSTHLDWVDHSTDAEYAINAWERMGYEPLNPHSRAGKAYEMPALTQSDSGEIEGFESQAANE; via the coding sequence TTGCTGAAAAATGGTAAGTCTCTAAAGTGGCTAGCGTTTCTTGCGTTGAGCCTATTTTTGAGCGGATGTGGAAATATGACAGTGCTGGATCCAAAAGGCCCAGTTGCAGAATCGCAAGCTTGGCTCATTTGGTTCTCTATTGGATTCATGCTATTAATTGTTCTTGTAGTCTTTATTCTACTAACAGTTATACTAGTCAAATATAGAGAACGAGAAGATCATAAGGGTTATCAACCCGAGATTGAAGGAAGTCACAAGTTAGAAATTATTTGGACGATCATACCTGTCATTATCGTTATTATTCTTTCTGTACCGACAATCATGACAATCTTCGAGCTTGAGGAAGCTCCTGCTGCGACAGCTCATAAAGAACCCGTTGTCGTACATGCCACAAGTGTAAACTGGAAATGGATTTTTAGTTATCCAGAGGTAGGGATTGAAACAGTTAATTACTTGAACATCCCTACTGACCGTCCAATCTTATTTAAATTGACATCTGCTGATTCCATGGCAGCATTATGGATTCCACAGTTAGGTGGTCAAAAATATAATATGGCCGGAATGGAAACACAACTGTACTTACAAGCAAATGAAGTAGGAACGTATGCAGGACGAAATGCAAACTACACAGGTGAAGGGTTCTCTGAACAAAAGTTTGATGTGGTTGCATTAGAGCAAGGCGATTTTGATGCTTGGGTGGAAGAAACACAATCAGATGCCCCTGAGTTAACTCAAGAAGAGTATGACAAACTGATGGTGCCAGGTTCTTCTTCAGAAATGACATTTAGTTCAACACATTTGGACTGGGTGGATCATTCAACTGATGCAGAATATGCAATTAACGCTTGGGAGCGTATGGGATATGAACCACTTAATCCACACTCTCGTGCCGGTAAAGCGTATGAGATGCCTGCGTTAACACAATCAGATTCTGGAGAGATAGAAGGGTTTGAAAGTCAAGCTGCTAACGAATAG